A genomic segment from Flavobacterium litorale encodes:
- a CDS encoding aspartyl protease family protein has protein sequence MNISNQFLKITFLFIAFNFTIVAMAQDVKECKKIVQITAEGINTKSSAVLETKLAPDFSIAGQTGSIAKMVLQQLFGQLNDQVENYKEINQTNTSKGLELGYNFFYKQRGAVETTFVFNKQNQLTDLQLFGMQVKTMSADTEIQRNNDNVIEVPFEMAGNLIAVEVLLNGVQRKFIVDSGSPRVILNTKYIAGQDNEGKTRISSTTSGVNGSINGMDIGKVEELDFAGIKLENQEVITLDISHLEEDLDTEIYGLIGYDLIQDYDVLFDYENKKLVLINPNHFDNYKTTHLPNAKLETVPFSLNQHIPVIEAQIGRKKYTFGIDCGAEANLIHEPLFESLKSNLKNIELDSLIGADNNPVVINTAEVKSMKIGSKNFKRLVTAFSNISHLNQGYGLNLDGLIGYEVLSKQKTLLSFKRGELVFIE, from the coding sequence ATGAACATTTCAAATCAATTTTTAAAAATCACTTTCCTATTTATTGCATTTAACTTTACAATAGTTGCAATGGCGCAAGATGTAAAAGAATGCAAAAAAATTGTACAAATTACTGCCGAAGGAATTAATACCAAATCGTCAGCAGTATTAGAAACTAAATTAGCTCCAGATTTTAGCATTGCAGGTCAAACAGGTTCCATTGCAAAAATGGTGCTACAACAACTATTTGGTCAGTTAAACGATCAGGTAGAAAACTATAAAGAAATTAACCAAACTAATACGAGTAAAGGGCTAGAGCTTGGGTATAATTTTTTTTATAAGCAACGAGGGGCAGTAGAAACCACTTTTGTATTTAATAAACAAAACCAACTTACAGATCTTCAGCTTTTTGGCATGCAAGTAAAAACAATGAGTGCTGATACCGAAATTCAGAGAAATAATGATAACGTTATTGAAGTTCCGTTTGAGATGGCAGGAAATTTAATAGCTGTAGAGGTTTTACTAAATGGAGTGCAACGAAAATTTATAGTAGATAGTGGTTCGCCAAGAGTAATTTTAAACACTAAATATATTGCAGGACAAGATAATGAGGGAAAGACAAGAATATCATCGACTACTAGTGGTGTTAATGGTAGTATAAATGGTATGGACATTGGTAAGGTTGAAGAATTGGATTTTGCAGGAATTAAATTAGAGAACCAAGAAGTTATTACTCTAGATATCTCACATTTAGAAGAAGATTTGGATACCGAAATTTACGGTTTAATCGGGTATGACTTAATTCAAGACTATGATGTGTTATTTGATTATGAAAATAAAAAACTTGTACTCATCAATCCAAATCATTTTGATAACTATAAGACCACACATTTACCTAATGCCAAATTAGAAACCGTCCCATTTTCTTTAAACCAGCATATTCCAGTAATTGAAGCGCAAATAGGAAGGAAAAAATATACCTTTGGAATTGACTGTGGAGCCGAAGCCAATTTAATTCATGAACCTTTGTTTGAATCACTTAAAAGTAATTTAAAAAATATTGAATTAGATAGTTTAATAGGAGCCGATAATAATCCGGTAGTAATAAACACAGCAGAAGTAAAGAGCATGAAAATTGGTAGTAAAAACTTTAAGCGTTTAGTAACTGCCTTTAGTAACATTTCACATTTAAACCAAGGGTATGGTTTGAATCTGGATGGATTAATAGGGTATGAAGTATTATCGAAACAAAAAACACTACTTTCTTTCAAAAGAGGTGAACTTGTTTTTATTGAATGA
- a CDS encoding TonB-dependent receptor, with protein MRIYYVLILLVSSMAFSQNGTIKGKITSNQGVVPSVTVSIQKLDVMIVADENGNYEIKDVPLGTHRVVFNFIGFKTETKTVKVTSPTPMVVNVTLQEDTMALDEVVITGTMKEVRRSESPIPVEIITQKLFKKNPTPSLFEAVGMVNGVQPQLNCNVCNTGDIHINGMEGPYTLILIDGMPIVSALSTVYGLNGIPNSMVERIEVVKGPASSLYGSEAMGGIINVITKNPSKAPELSADTFLTDWGELSVDMGGKFSVGKAHGLIGLNYFTFDSRIDNNNDNFTDMTLQNRISVFNKWSFDRNNNRIASIAGRYVYEDRWGGEMDWTSAARGGDEIYGESIYTKRAELIGMYQLPTEEKIFTQFSYNFHDQNSFYGDVPYMAEQQVAFVQTYWDKPIGENHTLLLGAAMRYTYYDDNTPGTASSDGTSNRPSETPLPGIFIQDEWKVNEKHTLLGGYRFDYDENHGGVHSPRVAYKFSPNNNNTVRASFGSGFRVVNLFTEDHAALSGSRDVIIAEELDPERSYSGNLNYVLKVPTDSFYLGFDVTGFYTYFTNKIVGDFDTNPDAIIYDNLRGHAISQGVSLNVDATFTFPLKIMAGVTWMDVFQIEENEAGDLERLQQIQAPKWSGTLVATYSFPNNYSIDVTGNWYGPMRLPILPNDFRPEYSPWFLIANIQGTKKFDSGLEFYGGVKNLLDFVPDNPIIRPFDPFDRNVDVDNPNGYTFDPNYNYASLQGARAFLGMRYNLF; from the coding sequence ATGAGAATTTATTACGTATTGATATTGCTTGTTAGTAGCATGGCGTTTTCGCAAAACGGAACCATAAAGGGTAAAATAACATCCAATCAGGGCGTGGTTCCATCGGTAACGGTATCGATACAAAAGTTAGATGTTATGATTGTTGCCGATGAAAATGGTAATTATGAAATTAAAGATGTACCGCTTGGTACACATAGAGTAGTATTTAACTTTATAGGATTTAAAACCGAAACGAAAACGGTTAAAGTTACTAGCCCTACTCCAATGGTAGTAAACGTAACACTACAAGAGGATACTATGGCGCTTGATGAGGTAGTAATTACGGGAACAATGAAAGAGGTTAGGCGCTCCGAAAGCCCGATACCTGTAGAGATTATAACCCAAAAATTATTTAAAAAAAACCCAACACCTAGTCTATTCGAAGCTGTAGGAATGGTTAATGGTGTACAGCCACAATTAAACTGTAATGTTTGTAATACGGGCGATATACACATTAATGGTATGGAGGGTCCTTATACGCTTATACTTATAGATGGTATGCCTATAGTAAGCGCACTATCTACAGTATATGGGTTAAATGGTATACCCAACAGTATGGTAGAGCGTATAGAGGTTGTAAAAGGACCCGCATCATCACTATACGGTTCCGAAGCTATGGGGGGTATTATTAACGTAATTACTAAAAACCCAAGTAAAGCTCCTGAGCTTAGCGCTGATACGTTTTTAACAGACTGGGGCGAACTTAGCGTTGATATGGGGGGTAAATTTAGTGTTGGTAAGGCACATGGGCTTATTGGATTGAATTACTTTACTTTTGATAGCCGTATTGATAATAACAACGACAACTTTACGGATATGACACTGCAAAACAGAATATCGGTATTTAACAAGTGGAGTTTTGATCGTAACAATAACAGAATAGCTAGTATTGCTGGGCGCTATGTGTATGAAGACCGATGGGGTGGCGAAATGGATTGGACGAGTGCCGCAAGGGGTGGCGATGAAATTTATGGGGAGAGTATTTATACCAAACGGGCAGAGTTAATTGGAATGTACCAATTGCCTACGGAGGAGAAAATATTTACGCAATTCTCTTATAACTTTCACGACCAAAACTCATTTTATGGCGATGTACCCTATATGGCAGAACAGCAAGTAGCTTTTGTACAAACCTACTGGGATAAGCCTATAGGCGAAAACCATACCTTACTACTGGGTGCTGCAATGCGCTATACGTATTACGACGATAATACTCCTGGTACAGCATCGTCAGACGGAACTAGCAACCGACCATCGGAAACACCACTACCAGGTATTTTTATACAAGACGAATGGAAAGTAAACGAAAAACATACTTTACTAGGTGGATATCGTTTTGATTATGACGAAAACCACGGGGGCGTACACTCGCCAAGAGTAGCCTATAAATTTTCGCCAAATAACAACAATACGGTGCGAGCTAGTTTTGGTAGTGGGTTTAGAGTGGTAAACTTGTTTACGGAAGACCATGCGGCATTATCAGGTTCACGCGATGTTATAATTGCTGAAGAGTTAGACCCCGAACGTTCGTACAGTGGTAATTTAAATTACGTACTAAAAGTACCTACCGATAGTTTTTATCTTGGGTTTGATGTTACTGGTTTTTACACCTACTTTACCAATAAAATTGTAGGCGATTTTGATACGAACCCTGATGCCATTATATACGATAACTTGCGCGGTCATGCCATATCGCAAGGGGTGTCATTAAATGTAGATGCTACTTTTACGTTTCCATTAAAAATAATGGCAGGCGTTACATGGATGGACGTTTTCCAGATAGAGGAAAATGAAGCAGGCGATTTAGAACGTTTACAGCAAATACAGGCTCCAAAATGGTCGGGTACGCTGGTAGCCACGTATTCGTTTCCTAACAACTATAGCATCGACGTAACAGGGAACTGGTACGGACCCATGCGATTGCCTATATTGCCCAATGATTTTAGACCCGAGTATTCGCCTTGGTTTTTAATTGCAAACATACAAGGGACAAAAAAATTTGATTCTGGATTGGAATTTTACGGAGGCGTTAAAAACCTACTGGATTTCGTACCCGATAACCCCATTATCCGTCCGTTTGATCCGTTTGATAGAAATGTTGATGTAGATAATCCAAACGGTTATACCTTTGATCCTAATTACAATTATGCATCATTACAAGGTGCAAGAGCTTTTTTAGGAATGCGTTATAACTTATTTTAA
- a CDS encoding patatin-like phospholipase family protein, translating into MENDTFRVGLCMAGAVSAGAYTAGVVDYLLEALQEWENRRGQAGVPTHKVTIPVIGGASAGGMTGIVAASALEGNIQKVPVPATNEILKEHPENRFYNTWVDLLGEDMFQKMLNTSDIAKEDNVIALLNSQFIDEIADKIVKTATNTPKPERPYFEYPVKLFTTLSNLEGYDYNIDFNSSIKREKYVMTVHNDYTCFGLYDTPEQKQQIQEGWIPLNFRKKENTTIAKNAAMATGAFPIGLESRVLERKADDIRKIPFFRDDFIQIPNIPENHKTLNVDGGMINNEPFEKVREVLDDITRERIPKLDKKELVKMNMEYDTFSNTVLMIDPFPSKAKEDSAPFNYDKDIVSVFGKLLGAVTNQMKVKAEDYMLAMQSTYASQFLVSPSRYFRNPQGNQVDAFGENAIACGTLGGFGGFISKEFRVHDYYLGRFNCEIFLRDYFTIPKSAIDNNPVFKNGYAGINIDHFKSTKDDSYQIIPIFSDYPEEGYFPMPTFANGSNWPLIKEQEIDKLKPHVKRRAEKIIMNLAKLNFINKALLFIGVKVVLRRMLTNKTLSAIKKSMFDWNLMIKKR; encoded by the coding sequence ATGGAAAACGATACTTTTAGGGTAGGGCTATGTATGGCAGGTGCCGTTTCGGCAGGTGCATACACCGCAGGCGTGGTAGATTATTTGCTAGAAGCACTCCAAGAATGGGAAAACCGCAGAGGGCAAGCGGGTGTGCCTACCCATAAAGTAACCATTCCAGTTATTGGTGGTGCATCCGCAGGTGGAATGACGGGTATAGTTGCAGCATCGGCACTAGAAGGCAACATACAAAAAGTACCCGTACCTGCTACCAACGAGATATTAAAAGAGCACCCAGAAAACAGATTCTACAATACTTGGGTAGACCTTTTAGGAGAAGATATGTTCCAAAAAATGCTAAACACCTCCGATATCGCAAAGGAAGATAACGTAATAGCATTACTTAACTCACAGTTTATAGACGAGATTGCCGATAAAATTGTAAAAACAGCTACTAATACACCCAAACCAGAGCGACCGTATTTTGAATATCCTGTAAAATTATTCACTACATTATCTAATTTAGAGGGGTACGATTATAATATTGACTTTAATTCCTCAATAAAGAGAGAGAAGTATGTAATGACGGTGCATAACGATTATACTTGTTTTGGACTTTACGATACACCAGAACAAAAGCAACAAATACAAGAAGGTTGGATTCCGCTTAACTTCAGAAAAAAAGAAAATACGACTATAGCTAAAAATGCCGCCATGGCAACAGGTGCATTCCCTATAGGTTTAGAGTCGAGGGTTTTAGAGCGAAAAGCAGACGATATACGTAAAATTCCCTTTTTTAGAGATGATTTTATCCAAATTCCGAATATTCCCGAAAACCATAAAACACTTAACGTAGATGGCGGAATGATTAATAATGAGCCTTTTGAAAAGGTTAGGGAAGTGCTAGACGATATTACTAGAGAAAGAATACCTAAACTAGATAAAAAGGAGCTTGTTAAAATGAATATGGAATACGATACTTTTTCCAATACCGTATTAATGATAGATCCTTTTCCGAGCAAGGCAAAAGAAGACAGTGCACCATTTAATTATGATAAAGATATTGTTTCGGTATTTGGCAAACTGTTAGGAGCAGTAACCAACCAAATGAAAGTTAAGGCAGAAGATTATATGCTTGCTATGCAATCTACCTATGCCAGCCAGTTTTTAGTATCGCCCTCGCGGTATTTTAGAAATCCCCAAGGCAACCAAGTAGATGCTTTTGGCGAAAATGCTATAGCTTGTGGTACACTAGGAGGCTTTGGAGGGTTTATTAGTAAAGAGTTTAGGGTACATGATTATTATTTAGGACGATTTAACTGCGAAATATTTCTGAGAGATTATTTTACCATCCCTAAATCGGCTATTGATAATAATCCTGTATTTAAAAATGGCTACGCAGGAATTAATATCGACCATTTTAAATCGACTAAAGATGACAGCTACCAGATAATACCCATATTCTCAGACTATCCTGAGGAAGGATATTTTCCGATGCCAACGTTTGCTAACGGTAGTAATTGGCCCTTAATTAAAGAGCAGGAAATAGATAAACTAAAGCCCCACGTAAAACGCAGGGCAGAAAAGATTATCATGAATTTAGCAAAGCTAAATTTTATTAACAAGGCTTTACTATTTATAGGTGTAAAAGTGGTATTGCGCAGAATGCTTACCAACAAAACATTAAGTGCCATAAAAAAATCGATGTTCGATTGGAACTTAATGATTAAAAAACGCTAA
- the kynU gene encoding kynureninase has product MEFQNTREFAQQLDAQDKLAKYREEFLFPHIKGKQVIYFTGNSLGLQPKQSKAYVDEVMEDWAKLAVEGHFYADRPWWDYHERFAEPLSKVVGALPTEVTVMNTLTVNLHLLMVTFYRPTDKKYKIICEEKAFPSDQYMIKSQVQFHGYNPDDTIIEIKRRPGEHNIRTEDVLDKIKQVGDELALVLIGGVNYYTGQVFDIKTITQAGQEAGAYVGWDLAHAAGNIHLELHDWNVDFAAWCSYKYMNSGPGNASGAFVHETHHNDMDLPRFAGWWGHNKERRFLMEPNFDPVRGADGWQVSNLPILSLAPYLASVCMFDEVGMPALIEKRDLITSYLEFVLQEIDKEVDSTFEIITPTNPEERACQLSVFLHGEGRALFDYLMENGVIVDWREPNVIRLAPVPFYCSYEDMYEFGQILKKGILAT; this is encoded by the coding sequence ATGGAATTTCAGAATACGCGCGAATTTGCACAACAACTAGATGCACAAGATAAGTTAGCTAAATATCGGGAAGAGTTCCTATTTCCGCATATAAAAGGCAAACAAGTAATTTACTTTACAGGAAACTCGTTAGGGCTGCAACCCAAACAATCAAAAGCCTATGTAGATGAGGTAATGGAAGATTGGGCAAAATTAGCCGTAGAAGGACACTTTTATGCTGACAGACCTTGGTGGGACTACCACGAGCGTTTTGCAGAACCCTTAAGTAAAGTAGTCGGTGCATTGCCCACAGAGGTTACGGTGATGAATACACTTACGGTTAATTTGCATTTACTGATGGTAACGTTTTACCGCCCTACCGATAAAAAGTATAAAATTATTTGTGAGGAAAAAGCGTTCCCGAGTGACCAATACATGATTAAGAGCCAAGTACAATTTCATGGCTATAATCCTGACGATACGATTATCGAAATAAAAAGACGCCCAGGCGAGCATAACATTCGTACAGAGGATGTACTCGATAAAATAAAACAAGTAGGCGATGAGTTGGCTCTTGTGTTAATAGGAGGGGTAAATTACTACACAGGTCAGGTTTTCGATATTAAAACCATTACCCAAGCAGGGCAAGAAGCAGGTGCTTATGTAGGTTGGGATTTGGCGCATGCAGCAGGTAATATACATCTTGAATTACACGATTGGAATGTGGATTTTGCTGCTTGGTGTAGCTACAAATACATGAACTCTGGTCCGGGTAATGCTTCGGGGGCTTTTGTACACGAAACACACCATAACGACATGGATTTACCTCGCTTTGCAGGATGGTGGGGACACAACAAAGAGCGTCGTTTTTTAATGGAACCTAATTTTGACCCTGTACGCGGTGCAGATGGTTGGCAGGTTAGTAACTTGCCCATACTATCGTTAGCACCTTACTTAGCATCAGTATGCATGTTTGATGAGGTAGGGATGCCTGCATTAATTGAAAAAAGGGATTTAATAACATCGTACCTAGAATTTGTATTGCAAGAAATTGATAAGGAAGTAGATAGTACCTTTGAGATTATAACACCTACCAATCCAGAAGAACGTGCTTGCCAACTATCGGTATTTTTACACGGAGAGGGCAGAGCTTTGTTTGATTACCTTATGGAAAATGGCGTAATTGTAGACTGGCGAGAGCCCAATGTTATACGCCTTGCACCTGTGCCCTTTTACTGCTCGTACGAGGATATGTACGAGTTTGGGCAAATACTTAAAAAAGGTATTTTAGCAACTTAA
- a CDS encoding thioredoxin fold domain-containing protein: MPTSKKQAFYSPTLQQFFIVVALVVCITTYAQKSYSTTFELLPKLMEANPKPIVIKLHASWCGICKIQDKKIEKDKELQELLKNSCYFIELDGELKETILYNGKEYGYKAYSKTNVSNELATELTQGNPSYPHWIFISANYEIIDTYGGLLKADDLKAILPKLSNY; this comes from the coding sequence ATGCCTACGAGCAAAAAGCAAGCATTTTATTCACCAACGCTACAACAATTTTTTATTGTTGTAGCGTTAGTGGTTTGTATTACTACTTATGCACAAAAAAGCTATAGCACTACTTTTGAGTTATTGCCCAAATTAATGGAGGCGAACCCAAAACCCATAGTAATAAAATTACATGCTAGTTGGTGTGGCATTTGTAAGATACAGGACAAAAAAATTGAGAAAGACAAGGAGTTGCAAGAACTACTAAAAAACTCTTGCTACTTTATTGAATTGGATGGCGAATTAAAAGAGACTATACTATACAACGGTAAAGAGTACGGTTATAAAGCCTATAGTAAAACCAATGTTAGTAACGAATTGGCAACCGAACTCACACAAGGTAATCCTTCTTACCCGCATTGGATATTTATATCGGCGAATTATGAAATTATCGATACTTATGGTGGCTTATTAAAAGCTGACGATTTAAAAGCGATACTCCCCAAATTAAGTAACTACTAA
- the rpe gene encoding ribulose-phosphate 3-epimerase, whose translation MKNTLIAPSVLSADFANLQRDIEMINNSEADWFHVDIMDGVFVPNISFGMPVLGAITRHAKKTIDVHLMIVNPDQYVKTFAQLGAANLTVHLEACTHLHRTLQAIKAEGMKAGVAINPHTNVSLLEDVIKDIDLVCIMSVNPGFGGQSFIENTYSKIKQLKAIIAKHDANTLIEIDGGVSDKNAVQLVEAGADVLVAGNYVFGSDNPTATIAELKKITAL comes from the coding sequence ATGAAAAATACTTTAATAGCCCCATCTGTTTTATCGGCAGATTTTGCTAACCTGCAGCGCGACATTGAAATGATTAATAACAGCGAAGCCGATTGGTTTCATGTTGATATTATGGATGGTGTTTTTGTACCCAACATTTCGTTTGGTATGCCTGTTCTAGGTGCAATTACACGCCATGCAAAAAAAACAATTGATGTACACTTGATGATTGTAAATCCTGACCAGTATGTTAAAACTTTTGCACAACTTGGAGCTGCCAACCTAACAGTACACTTGGAGGCTTGTACACACTTACACCGCACACTGCAAGCTATAAAAGCTGAAGGAATGAAAGCTGGGGTTGCTATTAACCCACATACCAATGTAAGTTTATTAGAGGACGTTATAAAAGATATTGACCTAGTTTGTATAATGAGCGTTAACCCTGGTTTTGGTGGGCAATCGTTTATTGAAAACACATATAGTAAAATTAAGCAGCTTAAAGCAATAATAGCAAAACACGATGCCAACACTTTAATTGAGATTGATGGCGGGGTTAGCGATAAAAATGCAGTGCAATTGGTAGAAGCTGGTGCTGATGTACTTGTGGCAGGTAACTACGTTTTTGGGTCGGATAACCCTACTGCAACTATAGCAGAGCTTAAAAAAATAACTGCTTTATAA
- a CDS encoding 3-phosphoshikimate 1-carboxyvinyltransferase, producing the protein MDIKLSPIKSITTAHVTLSGSKSETNRLLVLQALFPHITITNTSNSDDSTVMQNALNDTDAVINVHHAGTAMRFLTAYSAIQQNKTVVLTGSSRMQQRPIGVLVKALRSLGVTITYLGTEGYPPLQITGKKIKASAVSIAANVSSQYITALLLIAPKLKNGLQLTLSGEITSLPYINMTLALLNQVGIEAKMQGNTISVQPIGVNPKPVNIVVESDWSSASYFYAIVALAPLGSTVSLSSFKEGSLQGDAALATIYNNFGVTTHFHNNTTITLTKSSTSIPSTINLTLNNTPDIAQTIATTCFGLGVGCNLTGLHTLKIKETDRLQALKTELQKLGAIVTITNNSFSMQPHSLFSDNKNANKVVSIATYNDHRMAMAFAPLALKTPIIIEDAAVVSKSFLDFWEAIQKLGFAATKL; encoded by the coding sequence ATGGATATAAAGTTAAGCCCAATAAAAAGCATTACCACTGCACACGTTACACTATCGGGCAGTAAGTCCGAAACCAATAGGCTTTTAGTACTCCAAGCACTTTTTCCGCACATAACCATAACCAATACTTCAAATTCAGACGATAGTACTGTAATGCAAAACGCATTAAATGATACTGATGCCGTTATAAACGTACACCATGCAGGTACAGCAATGCGTTTTCTTACCGCTTATTCTGCCATACAACAAAACAAAACAGTAGTACTAACAGGCTCTAGCAGGATGCAACAACGCCCCATAGGTGTACTGGTTAAAGCATTGCGTAGTTTAGGAGTAACAATTACCTATTTAGGTACAGAGGGTTACCCGCCATTGCAAATAACAGGGAAAAAAATAAAAGCTAGTGCAGTTAGTATTGCAGCCAACGTAAGCAGCCAATATATAACAGCACTATTATTAATTGCCCCAAAACTAAAAAACGGACTGCAGCTTACCCTTAGCGGCGAAATAACATCGTTACCCTATATAAACATGACGCTTGCTCTACTAAACCAAGTAGGTATAGAGGCTAAAATGCAAGGCAATACAATTTCAGTGCAACCTATAGGCGTTAACCCGAAACCAGTAAATATTGTGGTGGAAAGCGATTGGAGTTCGGCATCCTACTTTTATGCCATAGTAGCTTTGGCACCGTTGGGGAGTACGGTAAGTCTGTCTTCATTTAAAGAAGGTAGCCTGCAAGGCGATGCTGCTTTAGCAACCATATATAATAACTTTGGTGTTACCACACACTTCCATAACAATACTACTATTACCTTAACTAAAAGTAGTACCTCAATCCCTTCTACAATTAATCTTACACTTAATAACACTCCAGATATTGCTCAAACCATAGCAACAACCTGTTTTGGTTTAGGGGTAGGGTGTAACTTAACGGGACTTCACACACTAAAAATTAAAGAAACGGATAGGCTACAAGCCCTTAAAACAGAATTGCAGAAGCTAGGCGCAATAGTAACTATTACTAACAATAGTTTTAGCATGCAGCCACACAGTTTATTTTCAGATAATAAGAATGCTAACAAGGTTGTTAGCATTGCTACCTATAACGACCACCGTATGGCTATGGCATTTGCCCCATTGGCGTTAAAAACACCTATTATTATAGAGGACGCAGCAGTTGTATCCAAATCATTTCTTGATTTTTGGGAAGCCATTCAAAAGCTGGGTTTTGCTGCTACTAAGCTGTAA
- the queA gene encoding tRNA preQ1(34) S-adenosylmethionine ribosyltransferase-isomerase QueA, producing MKLSNFNFDLPEELLAEFPAESRDEARLMVIDRKTKKIEHKLFKDVLDYFDEGDVMVLNNTKVFPARLYGNKEKTGARIEVFLLRELNAEQRLWDVLVDPARKIRIGNKLYFGEDDSLVAEVIDNTTSRGRTLRFLYDGSYEEFRAKLTELGETPIPKYINREVTPEDAERYQTIYAKEEGAVAAPTAGLHFSKHLLKRLEIKGVDFAEVTLHVGLGTFNPVEVEDLSKHKMDSEELIINQDACDTVNNAKAAKHKICAVGTTTMRAMESSVSSQQTLNPYRGWTNKFIFPPYDFSVADCMITNFHTPKSTLLMMISAFMGHDLMREAYEEAVKEKYRFYTYGDAMLIL from the coding sequence ATGAAATTATCAAACTTCAATTTTGATTTACCTGAAGAATTACTTGCCGAATTTCCTGCCGAGAGCAGAGACGAAGCGCGTTTGATGGTAATAGACAGGAAAACAAAAAAAATAGAGCACAAACTTTTTAAAGATGTATTGGATTACTTTGATGAGGGTGATGTTATGGTGCTTAACAATACAAAAGTTTTTCCAGCACGTCTTTACGGTAACAAGGAAAAAACAGGTGCCAGAATAGAAGTTTTTTTATTAAGAGAGCTAAATGCAGAGCAACGCCTTTGGGATGTGTTGGTAGACCCTGCTCGAAAAATAAGAATTGGTAATAAACTATACTTTGGCGAAGACGATTCGTTAGTAGCAGAAGTTATTGATAATACAACATCACGCGGCAGAACATTACGTTTCTTATACGATGGGTCGTACGAAGAGTTTAGAGCAAAGCTTACAGAGCTAGGCGAAACACCAATACCAAAATACATTAACAGAGAAGTAACACCAGAAGATGCAGAGCGTTACCAAACCATATATGCCAAAGAAGAAGGCGCTGTTGCAGCACCTACTGCAGGACTTCACTTTTCGAAACACTTATTAAAAAGGCTTGAGATAAAAGGTGTAGACTTTGCCGAAGTTACCCTACACGTTGGCTTAGGTACATTTAACCCTGTTGAGGTAGAAGATTTATCGAAGCACAAAATGGATTCGGAAGAATTAATTATCAACCAAGATGCCTGCGATACCGTAAATAATGCCAAAGCAGCCAAACACAAAATATGTGCTGTAGGTACTACTACAATGCGTGCTATGGAAAGCTCAGTATCGTCGCAACAAACATTAAATCCATACAGAGGATGGACCAATAAATTTATCTTTCCACCGTATGATTTTAGCGTTGCCGATTGTATGATAACCAACTTCCATACACCAAAATCAACACTATTAATGATGATTTCGGCATTTATGGGGCACGACCTTATGCGCGAAGCCTATGAGGAGGCAGTAAAAGAAAAATATCGCTTTTATACCTATGGTGATGCCATGCTAATATTGTAA
- a CDS encoding zinc-dependent peptidase, with the protein MDVIIILFFLALFVVFLFTLIIEPTYILLFNRPVYVHFYPVKHELDANDKRVLRNNFTFYKRLSEKRKTYFEHRVATFINKYTFMGRNELDVTREMQLKIAATAIMLTFGMRRYLHSTFRVIIIYPDAFLSRTGNYHKGEFNPLAGAVVFSWKHFEEGLYHDNDNINLGLHEFAHVLHLDAKRRRRIGSSLVIFSDTLDKIWHYIQHPENREALLESNYLRSYAYTNRFEFTAVLLEHFFETPHELRQHFPKLYVYVRSMINYREG; encoded by the coding sequence ATGGACGTAATTATTATACTATTTTTTTTAGCTCTATTTGTTGTGTTTTTGTTCACGCTAATTATAGAGCCTACCTATATTCTGCTTTTCAATCGTCCAGTATACGTGCATTTTTATCCTGTAAAGCACGAGTTAGATGCTAATGATAAAAGAGTACTCCGCAACAATTTTACTTTTTACAAACGCCTTTCAGAAAAACGTAAAACCTACTTTGAGCATCGTGTAGCTACATTTATAAATAAGTACACCTTTATGGGGCGTAACGAGCTTGACGTTACCCGCGAGATGCAGTTAAAAATAGCAGCAACAGCCATAATGCTTACTTTTGGCATGCGCAGGTACCTGCACAGTACTTTTAGGGTAATTATAATCTATCCTGATGCTTTTTTATCCCGAACGGGTAATTACCACAAAGGTGAATTTAATCCTTTGGCGGGAGCAGTTGTTTTTTCGTGGAAACACTTTGAAGAAGGGTTATACCATGACAACGATAATATAAACTTGGGGTTGCATGAGTTTGCCCATGTACTGCATTTAGATGCCAAACGCAGGCGCAGAATAGGCAGCTCATTAGTTATTTTTAGCGATACGCTTGATAAGATATGGCACTACATACAACATCCAGAAAACAGAGAGGCATTGTTAGAGTCCAACTATCTCCGCAGTTATGCCTATACCAACCGTTTTGAGTTTACAGCGGTATTACTTGAACATTTTTTTGAAACGCCACACGAGTTGCGCCAGCACTTCCCGAAGCTATATGTGTACGTTAGGAGTATGATAAACTATCGTGAAGGCTAA